From Paenibacillus sp. PK3_47, the proteins below share one genomic window:
- a CDS encoding AraC family transcriptional regulator — MVAFELNVNMPVDLEITGKFVAPSADWIHLSRILQDYELIVMTEGVLYLAGDKQHFVVSKGEYLILPPYTKQFGYKSSECSFYWLHFKSPDGIKVTDLSAFTPKKEDNKLLLPQFGTLKSLEKIIVMMKQLQDSVRGYNQRTLNNYMSTVILCELYNQIFHTESNPAKKTKQEQLYNDIVDYIKWSRSEHIKVSQIAAYFGYNEKYLSHLFTTISGISLKQYILQQKMELAKFLLSDTNQNVSEVSLQLGYKDCHNFMKSFKKIVGLTPTDFRNAYAKRLLFYE; from the coding sequence ATGGTTGCTTTTGAGCTGAACGTAAATATGCCGGTCGATTTGGAGATTACGGGCAAGTTCGTCGCCCCGTCTGCAGACTGGATTCACTTGAGCAGAATACTGCAGGATTATGAGCTTATTGTCATGACTGAAGGCGTGCTTTATCTCGCGGGTGATAAACAGCATTTCGTCGTCTCCAAAGGCGAATACCTGATTCTTCCTCCCTATACGAAGCAGTTCGGCTATAAATCTTCGGAATGCAGTTTTTATTGGCTGCACTTTAAATCTCCGGACGGAATCAAGGTTACTGACCTGTCCGCCTTCACGCCGAAGAAGGAAGACAACAAGCTGCTGCTTCCCCAGTTCGGCACGCTGAAAAGTCTTGAGAAAATCATTGTCATGATGAAGCAGCTTCAGGATTCGGTGCGGGGCTACAACCAGAGAACGCTGAACAACTATATGTCCACAGTCATTCTCTGCGAGCTGTACAACCAGATCTTTCACACCGAATCCAATCCCGCCAAAAAAACAAAGCAGGAGCAGCTGTATAACGACATTGTAGACTACATCAAATGGAGCCGGAGCGAGCACATCAAGGTGTCACAGATCGCCGCATATTTCGGCTACAACGAAAAATACCTCTCCCATCTCTTCACCACTATATCCGGCATATCGCTGAAGCAGTATATTTTGCAGCAGAAAATGGAACTTGCGAAATTCCTTCTCTCCGACACCAACCAGAATGTCAGCGAGGTCTCGCTCCAGCTCGGGTATAAGGACTGCCATAACTTCATGAAATCCTTCAAAAAGATCGTCGGCCTGACGCCAACCGATTTCCGCAATGCCTATGCCAAGCGGCTGCTGTTTTACGAGTGA
- the map gene encoding type I methionyl aminopeptidase: protein MVILKSKHEIEAIRKACQVVAECHRTIAPLIKPGITTNEIDHIFEDIMLKHGAKPYQKGYRGYKYATCASPNDVIAHGFPGNKPLEEGDIVTIDTVAELDGWLGDSAWSYAVGQISPAAEKLMRVTKECLDLGIAQAQPGNRLGDVTSAIQRHAESHGFGVVRELLAHGIGRDLHEEPTYMHVGKPGKGLRIKEGMVFTIEPMITEGTYHMTIDPDGWTARTMDGKLAAQYEHTIAITAEGPQILTAQ, encoded by the coding sequence ATGGTGATTTTAAAAAGCAAGCATGAAATTGAGGCGATCCGCAAAGCATGCCAGGTTGTGGCTGAATGCCACCGGACCATCGCCCCGCTGATCAAACCGGGCATTACCACCAACGAGATTGACCATATCTTTGAGGACATTATGCTGAAGCACGGCGCAAAGCCTTACCAGAAAGGTTATAGGGGCTATAAATACGCGACCTGCGCCTCTCCCAATGATGTAATCGCCCATGGCTTTCCCGGCAATAAGCCGCTTGAGGAAGGCGATATCGTGACGATCGATACGGTCGCTGAGCTGGACGGCTGGCTTGGCGATTCGGCCTGGAGTTATGCCGTCGGACAGATTTCCCCGGCGGCCGAAAAGCTGATGCGCGTCACGAAGGAATGTCTTGACCTTGGCATCGCGCAGGCGCAGCCGGGCAACCGGCTCGGCGACGTGACGAGCGCCATTCAGCGGCATGCGGAATCACACGGCTTCGGTGTCGTACGTGAGCTTCTTGCCCATGGCATTGGCCGTGACCTGCATGAGGAGCCGACCTATATGCATGTCGGCAAACCCGGAAAAGGCCTCCGCATCAAAGAAGGCATGGTGTTCACGATTGAGCCCATGATCACTGAAGGTACTTACCACATGACCATTGATCCGGACGGCTGGACTGCACGGACGATGGACGGCAAGCTCGCGGCCCAATATGAGCATACCATTGCCATCACGGCTGAAGGCCCGCAAATTTTGACCGCGCAATAG
- a CDS encoding SOS response-associated peptidase: MCQRFSMAAELPEVREHFQIDRVMYYYKNRYNISPTQHTPVVLQQDGVRILDEFRWGFIPYWGKDAINADLRNVHQNSTYRKMVDKQRCVIPCNGFYYWKKEGKKEYPVRVVMKNGSMFGVAGLYEIWRDTRGEPLRTCTLVMTEANPLIGQFESRMPAILSPENMARWLDESTNDLDALDPILRPHVTEEMHAYAVTPLIDNDAHDTDECIREMDLKQALVKR; the protein is encoded by the coding sequence ATGTGTCAACGTTTTTCGATGGCTGCCGAGCTGCCGGAGGTCCGGGAGCATTTTCAGATCGACCGTGTCATGTACTATTATAAAAACCGCTATAACATCAGCCCAACCCAGCATACTCCCGTGGTGCTGCAGCAGGATGGTGTACGGATTCTGGATGAGTTCCGCTGGGGGTTCATTCCGTATTGGGGAAAGGATGCGATTAACGCCGACCTTCGAAATGTTCATCAGAATTCAACCTACCGCAAAATGGTCGACAAGCAGCGGTGCGTGATCCCGTGCAACGGTTTTTACTATTGGAAAAAAGAAGGCAAGAAGGAGTATCCGGTACGTGTGGTCATGAAAAATGGCAGCATGTTCGGCGTGGCCGGCCTGTACGAAATCTGGCGGGATACGCGCGGAGAGCCGCTCCGGACCTGTACCCTGGTGATGACGGAAGCCAATCCGCTGATCGGACAGTTTGAGAGCCGGATGCCGGCGATTCTGTCCCCGGAGAACATGGCCCGGTGGCTCGACGAGAGCACGAATGATCTGGATGCCCTTGACCCGATTTTGCGTCCCCATGTAACAGAAGAAATGCATGCCTATGCGGTAACACCACTCATCGACAACGATGCTCATGACACCGATGAATGTATCCGGGAGATGGATTTGAAGCAGGCATTGGTGAAGCGCTGA
- a CDS encoding sugar ABC transporter permease, producing the protein MIKKVLYSQKVAPYVFVLPFVLVFVIFWVYPLLSSFGMSFQKVTLGQEAQWIGADNYTKLMGDTIFFKAVRNSAAYMILTLAILIPFPMLFAVLLNNKAVWGREFFKSSFFFPALTSVVVAGTIFRLMFGEMEGSLINSVLGLFGIEPVKFLKGQVTGYIALVALASWRWMGVNMLYFMSGLKNIPDDYYEAASIDGASAFQRFTKITIPLLKPTTIYVLTISIYAGLAMFIESMMLWNGNNSPKNIGLTIVGYLYRQGIEKNNLGYAAAVGIVLLLITMIINLTQLAISGMFKKED; encoded by the coding sequence ATGATCAAAAAGGTTCTCTATTCGCAAAAGGTCGCTCCTTACGTCTTTGTGCTGCCCTTTGTGCTTGTATTCGTCATTTTTTGGGTGTATCCGCTGCTCAGTTCATTCGGCATGAGTTTTCAAAAGGTAACATTGGGCCAGGAAGCGCAGTGGATCGGCGCGGATAACTATACGAAGCTGATGGGCGATACGATTTTCTTTAAAGCGGTGCGCAACAGTGCGGCCTATATGATTCTGACCCTGGCGATTCTGATACCGTTCCCGATGCTGTTCGCCGTCCTGCTCAATAACAAAGCCGTCTGGGGACGCGAATTTTTCAAATCCTCGTTCTTTTTCCCGGCACTGACTTCGGTGGTTGTGGCAGGAACGATTTTCAGGCTGATGTTCGGGGAAATGGAGGGCTCGCTGATCAACAGTGTGCTGGGGCTGTTCGGCATCGAACCGGTGAAATTTTTGAAGGGACAGGTTACCGGGTATATTGCTCTTGTCGCCCTGGCTTCCTGGAGATGGATGGGTGTGAATATGCTCTACTTTATGTCAGGACTTAAAAATATCCCCGATGATTATTACGAAGCGGCCTCCATTGACGGGGCATCCGCTTTTCAGCGTTTTACGAAAATTACGATACCGTTACTCAAGCCTACGACAATCTATGTATTAACGATCAGTATCTACGCCGGCCTGGCCATGTTTATCGAGAGCATGATGCTGTGGAACGGCAATAATTCCCCGAAAAATATCGGGCTGACGATCGTCGGCTATCTATACCGGCAGGGGATTGAGAAAAACAACCTCGGCTACGCGGCGGCTGTCGGTATTGTGCTGCTGCTGATCACGATGATTATTAACCTGACACAGCTGGCCATAAGCGGCATGTTCAAGAAGGAGGATTAA
- a CDS encoding carbohydrate ABC transporter permease: protein MKQGTVQKITLFALFTVLCILILVPFYAVTIASFKPGEDLIRYGLNLRFDLSVMSLDNFVFLFSGDHAYFTWFFNSLLLTVVQVTLTLLVSATVAYGFSAYEFRGKNFLFICVLLIMMVPFEILLLPLYTLTFDLGLMNSYSAIILPGVASAATIFFFRQYLRGIPKEMIAAGRVDGAHEYAIYVRLILPVMKPSFAAMAILNGMNSWNNFLWPFMVLSNENKYTLPIGLKTLLTPYGNNYDLLIVGSFFSILPILALFLGFQKYFIDGMTAGAVKG, encoded by the coding sequence ATGAAGCAGGGTACGGTTCAAAAAATCACTCTTTTTGCGCTGTTCACAGTACTGTGCATTCTTATTCTTGTTCCCTTCTATGCGGTGACGATCGCTTCGTTCAAGCCGGGTGAGGATCTGATCCGTTACGGCCTGAATTTGCGGTTTGACCTGTCGGTAATGAGCCTTGATAACTTTGTCTTTTTGTTCAGCGGCGATCATGCTTATTTTACCTGGTTCTTCAACTCGCTGCTGCTGACGGTCGTTCAGGTTACATTAACGCTGCTGGTCAGTGCGACGGTTGCTTACGGCTTCTCGGCCTATGAATTTAGAGGAAAAAACTTTCTGTTCATTTGCGTCCTGCTCATTATGATGGTGCCGTTCGAGATTCTGCTGCTGCCGCTGTATACGCTGACCTTTGATCTGGGGCTGATGAACAGCTATTCGGCGATTATTCTGCCGGGGGTGGCGAGTGCGGCGACGATTTTCTTTTTCAGGCAGTATTTGCGGGGCATTCCGAAGGAAATGATCGCCGCCGGACGGGTGGACGGAGCTCATGAATATGCGATCTACGTGCGCCTTATTCTGCCGGTGATGAAGCCGTCTTTTGCCGCGATGGCCATCCTGAACGGGATGAACAGCTGGAACAATTTCCTGTGGCCGTTTATGGTGCTCAGTAACGAGAACAAGTACACGCTGCCGATCGGACTGAAAACACTGCTTACCCCGTACGGGAATAACTATGATTTGCTGATTGTCGGCTCTTTTTTCTCGATACTGCCGATTCTGGCTTTGTTTCTGGGCTTTCAAAAGTATTTCATCGACGGGATGACGGCAGGTGCGGTAAAAGGGTGA
- a CDS encoding GyrI-like domain-containing protein translates to MNIKIETLPKTRIAYVRQTGPYGPGNIQAMNKLKQWAGERQLLTESAILFGIPQDHPEMTPPEQCRYDACIVIPDDYGVDSSIPESEFSGGEYLVCKIRHTAEDVQKAWAEMIPAVQSRGYRIANKPIIERYTGEMILSEMCELCVPVEPVERSDYHS, encoded by the coding sequence ATGAATATCAAAATCGAAACGCTTCCCAAAACCCGCATCGCCTATGTACGTCAGACGGGTCCATATGGCCCTGGTAACATTCAAGCTATGAACAAGTTAAAGCAATGGGCGGGGGAGAGACAGCTGCTCACTGAATCAGCCATTCTGTTCGGGATTCCGCAGGACCACCCGGAGATGACTCCGCCTGAACAGTGCCGGTACGATGCTTGTATTGTCATTCCTGACGATTATGGAGTAGATTCTTCGATCCCGGAAAGTGAGTTTTCAGGCGGAGAGTATTTGGTCTGCAAAATCAGACATACAGCAGAAGATGTGCAGAAGGCGTGGGCTGAGATGATTCCGGCGGTTCAAAGCCGCGGCTACCGAATCGCCAATAAGCCGATTATTGAGCGTTACACGGGTGAGATGATCCTGAGCGAAATGTGCGAACTTTGCGTGCCAGTAGAGCCCGTGGAACGTTCCGATTATCACTCGTAA
- a CDS encoding family 43 glycosylhydrolase, whose protein sequence is MSTNRQYSNPLVEQRADPWVYKHTDGYYYFTASVPEYDRIEVRRSQTLKGLRDSVPVVAWRKYENGPLSANIWAPEIHYIQGKWYIYFAAAHTSETKEGLFDHRMYVLENEADNPLEGTWVEKGQVMTAWESFALDATTFQHKGTLYYVWAQKDPEISGNSNLYISEMSSPWTLTGPQTMIASPQHPWEIIGFSVNEGPAVLKRNGRIFISFSASATDFNYCMGLLAADENSNLLHADSWTKLPEPVFRTSEENGQYGPGHNSFTVNEDGEDVLIYHARNYKEISGDPLYDPNRHTRAQVFRWNEDGTPDFGVPVRDGAKE, encoded by the coding sequence ATGAGTACAAACCGGCAATACAGCAATCCGCTTGTAGAGCAGCGTGCAGATCCATGGGTGTATAAGCATACTGACGGCTATTATTATTTTACCGCCTCCGTCCCGGAATACGACCGGATTGAGGTGCGCAGATCGCAGACTCTGAAAGGATTAAGGGATTCAGTCCCTGTGGTAGCCTGGCGTAAATATGAAAACGGTCCGCTGAGCGCGAACATCTGGGCACCGGAGATCCATTACATCCAGGGGAAATGGTATATTTACTTCGCAGCTGCCCATACATCCGAGACGAAGGAAGGTCTGTTCGACCACCGTATGTATGTGCTGGAGAATGAAGCGGATAATCCGCTCGAAGGAACATGGGTGGAGAAGGGCCAGGTGATGACAGCCTGGGAGTCCTTCGCCCTTGACGCGACCACCTTTCAGCATAAAGGCACTTTGTATTATGTATGGGCGCAAAAGGATCCGGAGATTTCCGGCAACTCCAACCTGTACATCTCCGAAATGAGCAGCCCCTGGACGCTGACCGGGCCGCAGACCATGATTGCCTCACCGCAGCATCCATGGGAGATTATCGGGTTCAGCGTAAATGAGGGGCCAGCCGTGCTGAAGCGTAACGGGCGGATCTTCATCAGCTTCTCGGCCAGTGCGACTGACTTTAACTACTGCATGGGACTGCTTGCTGCGGACGAGAACAGCAATCTGCTCCATGCGGATTCATGGACCAAGCTGCCGGAGCCCGTGTTTAGGACGAGTGAGGAGAACGGTCAATACGGCCCCGGTCACAACAGCTTCACGGTTAACGAGGACGGCGAGGATGTCCTGATCTACCATGCGCGCAATTACAAAGAAATCAGCGGCGACCCGCTGTATGACCCGAACCGCCACACCCGCGCCCAGGTATTCCGCTGGAATGAGGATGGCACACCGGATTTCGGGGTGCCGGTGAGGGACGGGGCTAAGGAATAA
- a CDS encoding beta-L-arabinofuranosidase domain-containing protein has protein sequence MDQVLISDPYFTNAFAKEIQYLKSYDLDRLLAGFRENKGLEPKSGKYPGWENTEIRGHILGHYLSALSQAYLSTKDDEIASRLNYLLSELQLCQLESGYLSAFPEQLFDHVENRQPAWVPWYTMHKIIAGLTAAYSATGSDTAYQIVARLGEWVYVRASAWSAEMQQTVLSVEYGGMNDCLYELYKITGDEHHLAAAHQFDELSLFTPVREGRDILKGKHANTTIPKFLGALNRYLALGERERWYLEAAESFWEMVVRHHSYITGGNSEWEHFGDPDMLDRERSNFTAETCNSYNMLKLTRELFKITGDVKYADFYENTFMNAIVSSQHPHTGMTMYFQPMATGYFKVYSSPFEHFWCCTGTGMESFTKLNDSIYFQDSSSIYVNQYLSTTLEAAEHGIRLTQSASLPYKDTVHFTVQCLAAQEQPLAIRLRMPDWMAGLPEITLNGVKIGAAIEGGYAVLERQWADGDSIQLRLPMTLAYFTLPDAPHVAAFKYGPVVLSAALGAEDLRESATGVSVSVPTRSMLVKDFITIAGGSPESWLADFTDHYVQLDGELAFKLRGTDEDHRLVFTPHYKQHSERYGIYWRLVEADSAELQDHIMQAKLRQRIQDATIDSLPVGNDQYELEHGIQGENTSVATWDGYNFRKAADSGWFSYRLKAAPHTDNYLSVTYFSGNNGKEIAIYIDGELLASETLHTDKPRSFYNKSYLIPAARIGDKSEVEVKFVIPGRDNGIFDLLRMMTGYDGNTALQELTFDKGTWSEPFRSEVNAYTLTVPRDTGTVMMNTVPGHKNALVYVNGVLIEDTLPRKVTLEDDSITLTLTVKAENHSAVREYNVIVVKA, from the coding sequence ATGGATCAGGTCCTTATTTCCGATCCTTATTTCACGAACGCATTCGCCAAAGAGATCCAGTATCTCAAAAGCTATGATCTTGACCGCCTTCTGGCAGGCTTCCGGGAGAATAAAGGTCTTGAACCCAAAAGCGGCAAATATCCCGGCTGGGAAAATACCGAAATCAGGGGCCATATCCTAGGGCATTATCTGTCCGCACTGTCGCAGGCTTACCTTAGTACCAAAGATGACGAAATTGCCTCAAGACTGAATTATCTTCTCTCCGAGCTGCAGCTTTGCCAACTTGAAAGCGGATACCTCTCGGCTTTTCCCGAGCAGCTTTTTGATCATGTGGAGAACAGGCAGCCCGCCTGGGTTCCCTGGTATACGATGCATAAGATTATCGCGGGACTGACTGCCGCGTACTCCGCCACCGGAAGTGATACGGCCTACCAAATCGTGGCCAGGCTGGGGGAATGGGTCTACGTCAGAGCCTCAGCCTGGTCGGCTGAAATGCAGCAGACCGTCCTGTCTGTGGAATACGGCGGGATGAACGACTGCCTCTATGAGCTGTATAAAATTACCGGCGATGAGCACCATCTGGCTGCCGCTCACCAGTTCGATGAGCTGAGCCTGTTCACCCCGGTCCGCGAAGGCCGGGATATTCTAAAAGGCAAGCATGCCAATACGACGATTCCGAAATTCCTCGGCGCTCTGAACCGTTATCTGGCACTTGGCGAACGGGAACGGTGGTATCTGGAGGCTGCCGAGAGCTTCTGGGAAATGGTCGTCCGGCATCACAGCTACATCACGGGCGGCAACAGTGAATGGGAGCATTTCGGAGATCCTGATATGCTGGACCGGGAACGTTCCAATTTTACGGCGGAGACCTGCAACAGCTACAATATGCTGAAGCTTACCCGCGAGCTGTTCAAGATCACCGGTGATGTCAAATATGCGGATTTCTATGAAAATACTTTTATGAATGCCATTGTCTCTTCGCAGCATCCGCACACAGGCATGACCATGTACTTCCAGCCTATGGCTACCGGGTATTTCAAAGTGTACAGCTCTCCCTTTGAGCATTTCTGGTGCTGTACCGGAACAGGAATGGAAAGCTTCACCAAGCTGAATGACAGCATTTATTTCCAGGATTCATCCAGTATTTATGTCAACCAATATCTGAGTACCACACTTGAAGCCGCGGAGCATGGCATAAGGCTTACGCAAAGCGCCAGCCTTCCGTATAAAGACACTGTTCATTTCACCGTCCAGTGTCTTGCAGCCCAAGAGCAGCCGCTCGCAATCAGGCTGCGTATGCCGGACTGGATGGCCGGATTGCCTGAGATCACGCTCAACGGAGTGAAGATCGGCGCGGCCATTGAAGGAGGTTACGCCGTATTGGAACGGCAGTGGGCTGACGGCGACAGCATTCAGCTCCGTCTTCCGATGACACTGGCTTACTTTACTCTGCCCGATGCCCCCCATGTCGCAGCTTTTAAATACGGTCCGGTTGTACTAAGCGCCGCCCTGGGGGCCGAAGATCTGCGCGAATCGGCGACCGGTGTCTCGGTCAGCGTGCCGACCCGCAGCATGCTGGTCAAGGACTTTATTACCATTGCCGGCGGAAGCCCGGAATCGTGGCTTGCGGACTTCACGGACCATTATGTACAGCTTGATGGAGAGCTTGCTTTTAAGCTGCGTGGTACAGATGAAGACCACCGCCTCGTGTTCACACCCCATTACAAACAGCACAGCGAACGTTACGGTATCTACTGGCGGCTGGTTGAAGCAGATTCGGCGGAACTGCAGGATCATATTATGCAGGCCAAGCTCCGGCAAAGGATTCAGGATGCCACTATTGACAGTCTGCCTGTCGGCAATGACCAGTACGAGCTGGAGCATGGGATCCAAGGGGAGAATACATCGGTGGCTACCTGGGACGGATACAATTTCCGGAAGGCCGCGGACAGCGGCTGGTTCAGCTATAGGCTTAAGGCCGCGCCTCACACCGATAATTACCTGTCCGTCACTTATTTCTCCGGCAATAACGGCAAAGAAATAGCCATTTATATTGACGGGGAGCTGCTGGCCAGTGAAACACTGCATACAGATAAGCCGCGCAGCTTTTACAATAAGAGCTATCTGATCCCCGCAGCACGTATCGGAGACAAATCCGAGGTCGAGGTTAAATTCGTTATTCCGGGACGGGACAACGGGATTTTTGATCTGCTGCGTATGATGACTGGCTATGACGGTAATACAGCATTGCAGGAGCTGACTTTTGACAAAGGTACCTGGTCTGAGCCTTTCCGCAGCGAGGTTAATGCTTATACACTCACTGTTCCCCGGGATACAGGCACTGTCATGATGAACACCGTCCCCGGGCACAAAAATGCACTGGTATATGTAAACGGGGTGTTGATCGAGGATACCTTACCGCGTAAAGTTACTTTGGAGGACGATTCCATCACGCTGACCCTTACCGTCAAAGCGGAAAATCATTCCGCGGTGCGTGAATACAACGTAATTGTAGTGAAAGCTTAG
- a CDS encoding ABC transporter substrate-binding protein — protein sequence MKNKWFLSLMVISLVVFLAGCGSKSSESSGESSVLNGGAGESATELSYWTFVELHGQHFEKMLEKWNAANPDRQIKLNVTVMPYDDMHNKLSIAVQTGVGAPDISDIELGKFPDFLAGTPQLEPLNDVAEPFKDTVVQSQLDLYSKEGNIYGLSTHVGATVAFYNTEILEEAGVDYKSIVTWEDFKQAGIKVYEKTGKYMGTADTSASWQASLLLAQQESDFTDADGKPQVNTPEMARAMTMLKDLQDNNVIATIAGGQPDTEEAYGEFNSGNYVTAFMPLWQMSRYTNYMKDLSGKIAIAPLPVLEKGMHRSYGGGGTGTVVTKTAKDVQLAKDFIAYAKLSLDANIEIWNTLGFDPINMSVWDMKEVTHNPDNQFVKYFVNNPFDVLNEIKEEINLIRSTSASPTINNVLCTVTFNEIFEDGKDVQQALDDAQAQIEQELK from the coding sequence ATGAAGAATAAGTGGTTCCTTTCGTTAATGGTCATTTCACTGGTTGTGTTCCTGGCCGGCTGCGGCAGCAAGTCCTCAGAGTCATCCGGCGAATCCTCGGTTCTGAACGGGGGTGCCGGCGAGAGTGCAACGGAGCTGTCCTACTGGACCTTTGTCGAGCTGCATGGCCAGCATTTTGAGAAAATGCTTGAAAAATGGAATGCGGCCAATCCCGACCGGCAGATCAAGCTGAATGTCACGGTGATGCCTTATGATGATATGCACAATAAGCTGTCGATCGCCGTGCAGACAGGGGTAGGCGCTCCGGATATCTCTGATATCGAGCTGGGTAAATTCCCGGACTTTCTGGCCGGCACACCGCAGCTGGAACCGCTGAATGATGTGGCGGAGCCTTTTAAAGACACTGTGGTGCAGTCCCAGCTTGACCTCTACAGCAAAGAAGGCAATATCTATGGCTTATCCACGCATGTCGGAGCGACAGTCGCTTTTTATAATACGGAAATTCTTGAGGAAGCCGGTGTGGATTACAAGAGTATTGTGACGTGGGAGGACTTCAAGCAGGCGGGAATCAAGGTATATGAAAAAACAGGAAAATACATGGGCACCGCCGACACCAGTGCGTCCTGGCAGGCTTCGCTGCTGCTGGCGCAGCAGGAGTCCGATTTTACCGATGCTGACGGAAAACCTCAGGTGAATACGCCCGAAATGGCCAGAGCGATGACGATGCTGAAGGATCTTCAGGACAATAACGTAATTGCAACGATTGCCGGCGGACAGCCGGATACGGAGGAAGCATACGGTGAGTTTAACTCCGGAAATTATGTGACCGCCTTTATGCCGCTGTGGCAGATGTCGAGATACACCAACTATATGAAAGACTTAAGCGGCAAAATCGCCATCGCTCCGCTTCCGGTTCTGGAAAAGGGGATGCACAGATCCTACGGCGGCGGCGGTACCGGAACGGTTGTGACCAAAACAGCCAAGGATGTGCAGCTGGCTAAGGATTTTATCGCCTACGCCAAGCTGTCCCTCGACGCAAACATTGAAATCTGGAATACCCTCGGCTTTGACCCGATCAACATGAGCGTCTGGGATATGAAAGAGGTCACGCATAATCCGGATAACCAGTTCGTGAAGTATTTTGTCAACAACCCGTTCGATGTGCTCAACGAAATCAAGGAAGAGATCAACCTGATCCGGTCCACCTCCGCTTCGCCGACGATCAACAATGTACTGTGCACCGTGACGTTTAATGAGATTTTTGAGGACGGAAAGGATGTACAGCAGGCTCTGGATGATGCCCAGGCACAGATCGAGCAGGAGCTGAAATAA
- a CDS encoding winged helix-turn-helix transcriptional regulator — translation MIYIKDLMSGIDIFKALSSEIRIQILELLATNQALNLNEIAKKLNLSNGAITMHIKKLEESGLIEINTSVGKHGIQKICYLNKDKLMVDLRSKDVNNLYEVEIQVGHYSNYQAVPTCGLATKDSIIGDFDEPRYFADPQRIDSEIIWMSEGFLEYRIPNYLKANQSFREIQFSMELGSEAPGFSDNYPSDLYFYLNGIEIGCWTSPGDFGDQRGTFNPDWWPPHLNQYGMLKLIRINNEGSFIDGCRISDITLDDIKLDYRSELTFRIAVTDKPVNKRGMTIYGKHFGNYSQDLLARILYNVHEVKDTGSCQAPAPAPAPAGAE, via the coding sequence ATGATTTATATTAAAGATCTTATGAGCGGTATTGATATTTTCAAAGCGCTCAGTTCTGAAATCCGGATTCAGATTCTGGAGCTTCTGGCCACCAATCAGGCGCTGAACCTTAATGAAATTGCCAAAAAGCTCAATCTGAGCAACGGTGCCATTACCATGCATATTAAAAAGCTGGAAGAAAGCGGTCTCATTGAAATTAATACATCTGTAGGCAAACACGGGATTCAGAAAATCTGCTACCTCAACAAGGATAAGCTGATGGTTGACCTGCGCAGCAAGGATGTCAACAACCTATATGAAGTCGAGATTCAAGTAGGACACTACAGTAATTATCAGGCTGTTCCCACCTGTGGGCTGGCTACCAAGGACAGTATTATCGGCGACTTCGATGAACCGCGGTACTTTGCAGATCCGCAGCGGATTGATTCCGAAATCATCTGGATGTCCGAAGGCTTTCTGGAGTACCGTATTCCGAATTATCTGAAGGCGAACCAGTCCTTCCGGGAGATTCAGTTCTCCATGGAGCTTGGCTCCGAAGCACCGGGGTTCAGCGACAACTATCCTTCAGACCTGTACTTTTATCTGAATGGCATAGAAATCGGCTGTTGGACCAGCCCCGGCGATTTCGGGGATCAGCGCGGCACCTTCAATCCCGACTGGTGGCCTCCCCATCTCAACCAATACGGGATGCTCAAGCTGATCCGGATCAACAACGAAGGAAGCTTTATCGACGGCTGCCGGATTTCGGACATCACGCTGGATGATATCAAACTGGATTACCGGAGTGAGCTGACCTTCCGCATTGCCGTCACCGATAAGCCGGTTAACAAGCGCGGAATGACGATCTACGGCAAGCATTTCGGCAACTACAGCCAGGACTTACTGGCCCGTATCCTCTACAATGTGCATGAAGTGAAAGATACGGGAAGCTGCCAGGCTCCGGCTCCGGCCCCCGCGCCTGCGGGTGCGGAATAA